TCGAATATGGCACCTACGACCGCAAGCAGTTCAAGGCCGATGTCGGCGGCGCCCTCGACGCGCGCGGGGAATGGACTTACCGGATCACGGTGCTGGCGCGCGAATCCGGCACCCGCCTCGATCTCGACAGCGACGACCGCGTGTACGTGGCGCCGGCCCTGAGCTGGCAGCCGAACGCGAATACCCGCCTGACCCTGCTGGCCCAGTACCAGAGGGACGACCAGTCGTATGCCTGGCCCAATCAGCTGGTCAATCCCGGCCCGCTCGGCCAGCCGGCGCCCAGCGTCAACCTGGGTGGGCGCGACAACCGCTGGGAGCGCGAGAACCACGCCATCGGCTACGAATTCGAGCACCGCTTCAACGACACCTGGAGCGTGCAGCAGAACCTGCGCTATACGCGGCTGGAGCGCGACGAGACCAATGTCTTCCCGCGCGCGCTGCTGCCGGACGGCCGCTCGGTGACGCGCCTGTTCTATCCGCGCGATTCGGCCTGGCGCGGGCTGCAGGCCGACACCCGCCTGCAGGCGACCTTCCGCACCGGCGCGCTGGCCCACAACGTACTGGTCGGCCTCGACTACGCCGACAACGAGACCACCGACGGCTACCCCTATGCGATCACGCCGATGCCGAATCTCGACCTGTACGCGCCGGTGTACGGCGGCCACGAAACCATCGTCGCCGCGCCCGCCCCACGCAACGAAATCCTGCCGCTCGAGCAGACCGGGCTCTATCTGCAAGACCAGCTGAAGTGGGACAAGTGGGTGGTCACCGCCGGCCTGCGCCACGACCGTGCGAAGAACTCGAACACGCGCGAACTGCCGGCCGCCGGCACCTCGACCCTGGCCTATCGCCAGTCGGCCAGCAAGACCACCGGCCGCCTGGGCGCCGTCTACCTGTTCGACTCCGGCTGGGCGCCGTATGTCAGCTATGCGACCTCGTTCACGCCCACCATCGGCCGCGACATCGAGGGCGAGCTGCTCAAGCCATCCACCGGCCGCCAGTTCGAAGCCGGCCTGCGCTACCAGCCGGACGATGCCAGCACCGTCTACACGGCCTCGGTCTTCAAGCTCGAGCGCGAGAACGTGGCCACCGCCGCGCCGCAGGATCCGGCCGCCACCGTGCAGACCGGCGCCGTCGAATCGCAGGGCATCGAGCTCGAGGCGCGCACTAATCTCTCGCGCCAGCTGAGCGTGGTGGCGCAGTACACCTGGCTCGATACCGAGATCACCCGCAGCAATTACGGCGACCGCGGCCTGGGGCAACCCGGCGCGGTGAAGCACAGCGCCTCGGTCTGGACCCGTTATGACTTCAGGCTGACCGACACCGCGCAAGCATACGGCGCCCTCGGCCTGCGCTACTACGGCAAGGCGCGTTCGTACCAGGACTACGGCAACGAAGGTATTACCAACCCCAGCTTCGGTATGGTCGACGCGGCCTTCGGCGTCGAGCGCGGGCCGTGGCGCTTCTCGGTCAACGTGAACAACCTGCTGGACAAGCAGGTGCTGCTCGATTGCGACACCACCTTCTGCTATCGCAATGCCGAGCGCACTGCCAATGTGAGC
This portion of the Telluria beijingensis genome encodes:
- a CDS encoding TonB-dependent siderophore receptor, which produces MTFRDPSPTPIAHAARLLVAGLLALAAPLHAIAADTVPAQQAAQHNFDIAAGPLNAVLARFSAASGVYIAANGALTAGVDSPGVQGRFAPGEALARLLAGSGLQAVAQGDGRYILQAAPVAPTATAATRAATVPALPKVLVRADREHALGDVDGFVARRSSTATKTLTRLIENPQSVSVITADELANRKAETLDEALRYTAGVTPNMKPWAVDEFSMLRGFDLGAAGIFRDGLLTSGRAYAAPIEPYGLERLEVLRGPASVLYGQSPPGGMINAVSKRPSIDAVREVGIEYGTYDRKQFKADVGGALDARGEWTYRITVLARESGTRLDLDSDDRVYVAPALSWQPNANTRLTLLAQYQRDDQSYAWPNQLVNPGPLGQPAPSVNLGGRDNRWERENHAIGYEFEHRFNDTWSVQQNLRYTRLERDETNVFPRALLPDGRSVTRLFYPRDSAWRGLQADTRLQATFRTGALAHNVLVGLDYADNETTDGYPYAITPMPNLDLYAPVYGGHETIVAAPAPRNEILPLEQTGLYLQDQLKWDKWVVTAGLRHDRAKNSNTRELPAAGTSTLAYRQSASKTTGRLGAVYLFDSGWAPYVSYATSFTPTIGRDIEGELLKPSTGRQFEAGLRYQPDDASTVYTASVFKLERENVATAAPQDPAATVQTGAVESQGIELEARTNLSRQLSVVAQYTWLDTEITRSNYGDRGLGQPGAVKHSASVWTRYDFRLTDTAQAYGALGLRYYGKARSYQDYGNEGITNPSFGMVDAAFGVERGPWRFSVNVNNLLDKQVLLDCDTTFCYRNAERTANVSASYRF